Proteins found in one Kwoniella bestiolae CBS 10118 chromosome 1, complete sequence genomic segment:
- a CDS encoding endoribonuclease YSH1, with amino-acid sequence MHRHGRRQFRPHHNPHHSAQPPIQVLSPAGDDEPLTITMLGAGQEVGRSCCVIEHRGKKVVCDAGLHPAHPGLGSLPFIDEVDWSTVDAILVTHFHVDHAAALPYIMEKTNFKDGNGKVYMTHATKAIYGLTMMDTVRINDQNTDVSGKLYDEADVQSSWQSTIAVDYHQDIVISGGLRFTPYHAGHVLGASMFMIEIAGLKILYTGDYSREEDRHLVVAEIPPIKPDVMICESTFGVHTLPDRKEKEEQFTTLVSNIVRRGGRCLMPIPSFGNGQELALLLDEYWSEHPELQNVPVYFASGLFQRGMRVYKTYVHTMNSNIRSRFARRDNPFDFKFVKWLKDPRKLNEHKGPCVVMASAQFMSFGLSRELLEDWASDSKNGVIVTGYSIEGTMARTLLSEPDHIESLKGGNIPRRLTVKEISFGAHVDYAQNSKFIQEIGAQHIVLVHGEASQMGRLRAALRDTYATRGQEINIHTPRNCEPLILTFRQERVVKAIGSLAADRPVHGTPLKGLLVSKDFSYTLLDPKDLKDFTGLSTSTLVQKQSIPIGVDWSVIRWHLEGMYGEVEEGVDEEGRASFTIMHAVKVVQISEIVVEIQWSSNSSNDMIADSALAVLLGIDGSPATVKLTSTPHQHSHHGHFHGTATTNGHSNGDASGSEEFDRIRMFLEAHFGEVSGPNVTVAEGEEDELLVMTVKIDEVVARVDLISMRVESDSPDLKRRVETVLEMALTTLKPLSRSFIGSGVVLNLENAAVTA; translated from the exons ATGCACCGGCACGGCAGAAGACAGTTCCGACCGCACCATAACCCACATCATTCTGCCCAACCTCCCATACAGGTACTTTCCCCTGCTGGCGATGATGAGCCCCTGACAATAACGATGCTAGGAGCAGGTCAGGAGGTCGGTCGATCGTGTTGTGTCATTGAACATCGGGGGAAGAAAGTAGTCTGTGATGCGGGATTGCATCCTGCTCATCCTGGGTTGGGGAGTCTGCCATTTattgatgaggtggattggtcGACAGTAGATGCTATTTTGGTGACTCA CTTCCATGTAGACCATGCAGCTGCTTTACCTTATATAATGGAAAAA ACCAATTTCAAAGATGGGAACGGAAAGGTGTACATGACCCATGCTACGAAAGCAATATACGGTCTGACAATGATGGACACGGTGCGGATAAA CGACCAAAACACCGACGTATCAGGCAAGTTATACGACGAAGCCGACGTCCAATCCTCCTGGCAATCGACAATTGCAGTAGATTACCATCAAGATATAGTGATCTCCGGTGGTCTGCGTTTCACACCCTACCACGCAGGCCATGTATTGGGCGCATCGATGTTTATGATTGAGATTGCCGGATTGAAGATATTGTACACAGGAGACTATtcgagagaagaagataggCATTTGGTTGTAGCTGAGATCCCACCTATTAAACCTGATGTGATGATTTGTGAGAGTACTTTTGGGGTACATACTCTGCCtgataggaaggagaaggaagagcaGTTTACGA CCCTCGTATCAAACATCGTTCGACGTGGTGGAAGATGTCTCATGCCAATCCCCTCATTCGGTAACGGACAGGAATTGGCCTTACTCTTAGATGAATACTGGTCCGAACATCCTGAACTGCAAAATGTCCCTGTATATTTCGCCTCGGGTTTATTCCAACGAGGAATGAGGGTATACAAGACCTACGTGCACACGATGAACTCCAACATCAGATCGAGATTTGCCAGGAGAGATAACCCATTCGATTTCAAGTTCGTCAAATGGTTGAAAGACCCGAGGAAGCTGAACGAACATAAAGGTCCTTGTGTCGTTATGGCCTCTGCACAGTTCATGTCGTTCGGTCTGTCGAGGGAGTTATTGGAAGATTGGGCGAGTGATTCGAAAAATGGGGTGATCGTTACTGGTTATTCCATCGAGGGTACGATGgcgagg ACACTCCTgtccgagccagatcataTTGAATCGCTGAAAGGAGGAAACATACCCAGACGATTGACAGTCAAAGAAATCTCCTTTGGTGCGCACGTAGATTACGCTCAGAACTCCAAATTCATTCAAGAAATCGGTGCTCAGCATATAGTGCTGGTTCATGGGGAAGCTTCCCAGATGGGCAGGCTGAGAGCTGCATTGCGAGATACGTACGCTACGAGGGGTCAGGAAATCAATATTCATACGCCTAGGAATTGCGAGCCATTGATATTGACCTTCAGGCAGGAGAGGGTCGTCAAG GCTATCGGATCGTTGGCAGCTGATCGACCTGTACACGGCACACCCCTCAAAGGTTTACTGGTGTCCAAAGATTTCTCTTATACCCTCTTAGATCCTAAAGACCTGAAAGATTTCACTGGTTTATCAACCAGTACTCTAGTACAGAAACAGTCTATACCGATTGGTGTGGATTGGAGTGTGATAAGGTGGCATTTAGAGGGAATGTATggggaagttgaggaaggggtggacgaagagggaagagcaaGTTTCACC ATCATGCATGCCGTCAAAGTCGTACAGATATCAGAGATTGTGGTGGAGATACAGTGGTCATCAAATTCAAGTAATGATATGATAGCGGATTCTGCTTTGGCTGTGTTGTTAGGTATTGACGGTAGTCCAGCCACGGTGAAAC TCACGTCGACTCCACATCAACACTCCCATCATGGCCACTTCCATGGCACGGCCACTACTAATGGTCATTCCAATGGCGACGCTAGTGGGAGTGAAGAGTTCGACAGGATACGGATGTTCCTCGAAGCTCATTTCGGTGAAGTGTCTGGACCAAACGTGACTGTTGCtgaaggcgaagaggacgagCTGTTAGTGATGACTGTGAAGATTGATGAGGTCGTTGCAAGGGTGGATCTGATctcgatg CGAGTGGAATCGGATTCACCAGATCTGAAACGCAGGGTGGAGACCGTGCTTGAAATGGCTTTGACGACTTTGAAACCATTATCAAGATCTTTCATCGGTTCGGGTGTCGTTCTCAATCTGGAGAATGCCGCTGTCACTGCATAA